A stretch of the Salmo salar chromosome ssa20, Ssal_v3.1, whole genome shotgun sequence genome encodes the following:
- the LOC106580064 gene encoding AN1-type zinc finger protein 5 isoform X2, with amino-acid sequence MAQETNPSLTPVLCATGCGFYGNPRNNGMCSVCYKEHLNRQQSSDCSLSQLSPMGAVGSPTSEASAIQRLEASLAKVDPSSGSAADMARTIQGSLPVTQQMTEMSISREDNPDSLEPVVSQPTASSPVTASGDEAKEDTPKPKKNKCFMCRKRVGLTGFDCRCGNLFCGVHRYSDKHNCPYDYKAEAAAKIRKENPVVVADKIQRI; translated from the exons ATGGCCCAAGAGACGAACCCGAGCCTGACGCCTGTGCTTTGTGCCACTGGCTGTGGTTTCTATGGCAACCCCAGAAACAACGGCATGTGCTCGGTCTGCTACAAGGAGCATCTGAACCGACAGCAGAGTAGTGACTGCAGCTTGAGCCAACTTAGCCCAATGG GAGCCGTCGGTAGTCCTACCTCTGAGGCCTCAGCCATCCAGAGGCTAGAGGCCAGTCTCGCCAAAGTAGACCCTTCATCTGGCTCTGCTGCAGACATGGCTAG AACTATTCAAGGCTCTCTTCCAGTGACTCAACAAATGACCGAGATGAGCATCTCAAGAGAGGATAACCCAGATTCCCTAGAGCCTG TTGTGAGTCAGCCTACTGCGTCTAGCCCCGTCACTGCCAGCGGTGACGAGGCCAAGGAAGACACCCCCAAGCCCAAGAAGAATAAGTGCTTCATGTGCCGCAAGAGGGTGGGCCTCACAG GGTTCGACTGTCGCTGTGGGAACCTGTTCTGCGGTGTCCATCGGTACTCCGACAAGCACAACTGTCCTTACGACTACAAGGCTGAGGCAGCTGCCAAGATCCGCAAGGAGAACCCTGTTGTGGTCGCTGACAAGATCCAGAGAATATAG
- the LOC106580064 gene encoding AN1-type zinc finger protein 5 isoform X1, with the protein MEFPMAQETNPSLTPVLCATGCGFYGNPRNNGMCSVCYKEHLNRQQSSDCSLSQLSPMGAVGSPTSEASAIQRLEASLAKVDPSSGSAADMARTIQGSLPVTQQMTEMSISREDNPDSLEPVVSQPTASSPVTASGDEAKEDTPKPKKNKCFMCRKRVGLTGFDCRCGNLFCGVHRYSDKHNCPYDYKAEAAAKIRKENPVVVADKIQRI; encoded by the exons CGATGGCCCAAGAGACGAACCCGAGCCTGACGCCTGTGCTTTGTGCCACTGGCTGTGGTTTCTATGGCAACCCCAGAAACAACGGCATGTGCTCGGTCTGCTACAAGGAGCATCTGAACCGACAGCAGAGTAGTGACTGCAGCTTGAGCCAACTTAGCCCAATGG GAGCCGTCGGTAGTCCTACCTCTGAGGCCTCAGCCATCCAGAGGCTAGAGGCCAGTCTCGCCAAAGTAGACCCTTCATCTGGCTCTGCTGCAGACATGGCTAG AACTATTCAAGGCTCTCTTCCAGTGACTCAACAAATGACCGAGATGAGCATCTCAAGAGAGGATAACCCAGATTCCCTAGAGCCTG TTGTGAGTCAGCCTACTGCGTCTAGCCCCGTCACTGCCAGCGGTGACGAGGCCAAGGAAGACACCCCCAAGCCCAAGAAGAATAAGTGCTTCATGTGCCGCAAGAGGGTGGGCCTCACAG GGTTCGACTGTCGCTGTGGGAACCTGTTCTGCGGTGTCCATCGGTACTCCGACAAGCACAACTGTCCTTACGACTACAAGGCTGAGGCAGCTGCCAAGATCCGCAAGGAGAACCCTGTTGTGGTCGCTGACAAGATCCAGAGAATATAG
- the si:ch211-214j8.12 gene encoding uncharacterized protein si:ch211-214j8.12, whose protein sequence is MPLFRAMMEPRAEKRVVRKRKIRGRGRWEDDGHPPRLTQLCLRNLAENMKEVWVKDYADNYMDQYFFRYVMGPFTLLPAELVEELLSVLSSRRELSRAALHLLLIPQLRTLSLEGYSALVTPSLCTLIGIRCQSLHSMDLSGAQQVSAHVQCDLLGCLPSLRSLSLAGTACDRQVVEVVARHCPALRHLDVSRCQILPPAGLLCLRGSSCASPPPLSSLLALDVGFGEGDGVAAVAFLLLSLPWLERVAMEGLGEACGLIHSREFRGTEELTTREGLPSLWEVWKERRQSGRATDTGEISGADVEEIEEEENDNRFSWASEGESEDEGTGEETRGVGGGRGDAQMRTRKEIEEDSVEKGREEGVGGSRGEGFTLRLREAQGMSGGTLEAVSQLCPELRSISLDCEEGGPSQGSCLAAGLAKWAGQLRGLSVRFPGPLDELLPALRAMKGSLVSITLEGVRTSSHTPMLELLHACPRLRSLVIHAEPPLAPQEEEEDEDRDLPCLPQLCSLSLNFSYDQRQMKTVMSWRSLGGALWCILSGSPLLERVSLVAVPCPLEPVFQKLLKRPAARPHSPPLQQLCHLSLVRSDVSMETASGLMTINRRLSSLDLRGCWAVSLDNMRQLQRTATRRQRCITITWT, encoded by the exons ATGCCTCTATTCCGTGCCATGATGGAGCCCAGGGCTGAGAAACGGGTAGTGAGAAAGAGGAAGATTAGAGGACGAGGAAGATGGGAGGATGATGGTCACCCTCCGCGACTGACCCAGCTTTGTCTGCGAAACTTGGCGGAGAACATGAAGGAAGTGTGGGTCAAAGACTATGCTGACAACTACATGGATCAGTACTTCTTCAGATATGTCATGGGCCCCTTCACCCTGCTGC CGGCTGAGCTGGTAGAGgagctcctgtctgtcctgtcctccaGGCGTGAGTTGTCCCGTGCGGCGCTACACCTCCTGTTGATCCCTCAGCTCAGAACCCTATCTCTTGAGGGCTACTCTGCCCTGGTCACCCCCAGCCTCTGCACCCTCATCGGGATTCGCTGCCAG AGCCTGCATTCCATGGACCTCTCTGGAGCCCAGCAGGTGTCTGCCCATGTCCAGTGTGACCTGCTGGGTTGTCTGCCTTCCCtgcgctccctctctctggctggcACCGCTTGTGACAGACAGGTTGTGGAGGTGGTTGCCCGCCACTGCCCCGCGCTGCGCCACCTCGACGTGTCCCGCTGCCAAATCCTGCCCCCCGCAGGCCTGCTCTGCCTGAGGGGTTCCTCCTGCGCCTCCCCACCCCCCCTCAGCAGCCTGCTGGCTCTGGATGTGGGCTTTGGGGAGGGGGACGGGGTGGCTGCCGTGGCCTTCCTCCTGCTCTCCCTGCCGTGGCTGGAGAGAGTGGCAATGGAGGGCCTGGGGGAGGCCTGTGGCCTCATACACAGCAGGGAGTTCAGAGGGACTGAGGAGCTCACAACCAGAGAGGGGCTGCCCAGTCTCTGGGAGGTGtggaaggagaggaggcagagtggGAGGGCCACAGACACAGGCGAGATATCAGGAGCAGATGTGGAGGAAATTGAAGAGGAGGAAAATGACAACCGTTTCTCGTGGGCGAGTGAGGGTGAGAGTGAGGATGAGGGTACAGGCGAGGAGACAAGGGGAGTTGGAGGTGGAAGAGGTGACGCACAGATGAGAACAAGGAAGGAAATAGAAGAAGACAGTGTTGAAaaaggaagagaagagggagtggGGGGGTCAAGGGGTGAGGGCTTTACCTTACGTCTAAGGGAGGCGCAGGGCATGTCTGGTGGGACTCTGGAGGCTGTAAGTCAGCTTTGCCCCGAGCTGCGCTCTATATCACTGGACTGTGAGGAGGGTGGGCCTAGCCAGGGGTCTTGTCTGGCTGCAGGCCTGGCCAAGTGGGCGGGCCAGCTGAGGGGACTCTCTGTGCGCTTCCCGGGGCCCCTGGATGAGCTGCTGCCTGCCCTGCGTGCTATGAAGGGCTCCCTGGTTTCTATCACCCTGGAAGGGGTCAGAACCAGCTCTCACACACCCATGCTGGAGCTCCTCCACGCCTGTCCCAGGCTGAGGAGCCTTGTCATCCACGCTGAGCCTCCTTTAGCcccccaggaggaagaggaggacgaggacagGGATCTACCCTGTCTACCCCAACTGTGCTCTCTCTCCCTAAA cttcTCCTATGACCAGCGCCAGATGAAGACCGTCATGTCCTGGAGGTCTCTGGGGGGGGCGCTGTGGTGCATACTATCCGGCTCTCCCCTCCTGGAGAGGGTCTCTCTGGTGGCAGTGCCCTGTCCGCTGGAGCCTGTGttccagaagcttctgaagcGCCCCGCTGCCCGACCCCACAGCCCTCCACTACAACAACTATGCCACCTCAGCCTTGTCCGCAGTGACGTTTCCATGGAGACGGCGTCGGGCCTGATGACCATCAACAGGCGTCTGAGCAGCCTGGACCTGAGAGGCTGCTGGGCAGTGAGCCTGGACAACATGAGGCAGTTACAGAGGACAGCCACCAGGAGGCAACGTTGTATCACTATCACCTGGACATGA